A section of the Adhaeribacter radiodurans genome encodes:
- a CDS encoding CusA/CzcA family heavy metal efflux RND transporter yields the protein MLDRIIHFSIHNKLIIGLFTLALIVWGGYSVTQLTVDAVPDITNNQVQVITVSPSLAAQEVERLISFPVEVTMSTIPDMEEIRSFSRFGLSVVTIVFKDQVDIYWARQQVSERLKEAENQIPAGVGSPELAPVSTGLGEIYQYVLHTKEGYGKKFSDMDLRTIQDWIVRRQLLGTPGVADVSSFGGHVKQYEIAIDPERLRSTNISISDIFTALEKNNQNTGGSYIDRKPNAYFIRSEGLAGSLEDIQKIVVKSNENGVPVLIRDVATVQFGSAVRYGAMTRNTEGEVVGGLVLMLKGANASQVIKAVKQKVATIEKTLPEGVVIEPFLDRSKLVNNAISTVTRNLAEGALIVIFVLVLLLGNWRAGLIVASVIPLAMLFAISLMNLFGVSGNLMSLGAIDFGLIVDGAVIIVEATLHHLGIRKVLRPLTQEEMDQEVYESASKIRNSAAFGEIIILIVYLPILALVGIEGKMFRPMAQTVVFAILGAFILSLTYVPMVSALFLSKKIDHRKTIADRIMGFFHRLYEPLIAFALRRKAVVLITSLLLFIGSLLIFLRMGGEFIPSLAEGDFAVETRVLSGSSISQTIEASTQAAAILLKQFPDEVREVVGKIGSSEIPTDPMPVEAVDLMIILKDKAQWVKADNQEDLASEMAEALEAIPGVTFGFQQPIQMRFNELMSGARQDVVMKIYGEDLDVLSEQAGKMGKIVSTVEGAADLYVEQITGLPQIVITFDRDKISQFGLNIEDVNRTIQTGFAGQSAGVIYEGEKRFEVVVRLASANRQSLEDVCGLYVTTPHGDQLPLEQVAQVNFQTGPSQIQRDDAKRRITIGFNVRGRDVESIVAELQEKVNNQLKLPAGYYVTYGGQFENLQKAKERLSVAVPIALLLIFLLLFFTFRSVAQSLLIFTAIPLSAIGGVLALWLRGMPFSISAGVGFIALFGVAVLNGIVLISYFNQLKAEGIDNITERVLKGLEVRLRPVIMTALVASLGFLPMALSNTAGAEVQKPLATVVIGGLVSATLLTLVVLPILYILLERFQESRISSNQPTTSRLGTASIIFLVVGAGTFLPSQTKAQVTEPGLTLSQAINLALTQNKSIQAANYQIFANKSLRGAAVDISKTNIEAVYGQINSVNQDNNFTISQSFAFPSVYANQVRLAKANIRGSELNLSVRQRELVREVKSAYYGFVYQQAKLRLLQYQDSLYTNFLRASTIRLRTGETNLLEQATAQAEQVEVKNEMEQTQAEQELSRTQLQNLMQSPVPVNMATTAFTRIPVTVPDTSILLGQPQVAIFQQQQEVARIQTKLERARLLPEFNLGYFNQSLIGPQNVNGVEQKFTSGDRFTGIQVGVSFPLWFRAGSARIQAAQYQEKLAEATYQFQQAQLTTQLKLATQRLRKQETNLDYYEKTGLPLSNLLIQHAEKGFQNGVIDYQEYVQSIRRALAIKANHLEALQKYNEVVVDLEFISGQ from the coding sequence ATGCTGGATCGCATTATTCATTTTTCTATTCATAATAAATTAATCATTGGCCTGTTTACCCTGGCCTTAATCGTCTGGGGTGGCTACTCGGTAACGCAGCTGACGGTAGATGCGGTGCCGGATATTACCAATAACCAAGTGCAAGTCATTACGGTAAGTCCTTCCCTGGCCGCCCAGGAAGTAGAAAGGCTCATTTCTTTTCCCGTGGAAGTGACTATGTCCACGATTCCGGATATGGAAGAAATCCGTTCTTTTTCCCGGTTTGGTTTATCCGTCGTAACCATTGTTTTTAAAGACCAAGTTGATATTTACTGGGCCCGGCAGCAAGTCTCCGAACGTTTGAAGGAGGCCGAAAATCAGATTCCAGCGGGGGTTGGTTCGCCCGAATTAGCTCCTGTTTCTACCGGCTTAGGCGAGATTTATCAGTATGTGCTCCATACCAAAGAAGGTTATGGAAAGAAATTTTCCGATATGGATCTGCGCACGATTCAGGACTGGATTGTGCGCCGGCAGCTTCTAGGAACTCCGGGCGTAGCGGATGTCAGCAGCTTCGGTGGTCACGTGAAGCAATACGAAATTGCCATTGATCCGGAAAGACTCCGTAGTACCAATATCAGCATCAGCGATATTTTTACGGCTCTGGAGAAAAATAACCAGAATACGGGCGGGTCTTACATTGACCGCAAGCCGAATGCCTATTTCATTCGCAGTGAAGGTTTAGCTGGTAGTCTCGAAGATATTCAAAAGATAGTCGTTAAGTCCAACGAAAACGGGGTGCCGGTGCTTATCCGGGATGTGGCTACGGTGCAATTTGGCAGCGCAGTGCGTTATGGGGCTATGACGCGGAATACCGAAGGAGAAGTTGTGGGAGGCTTAGTGTTAATGCTGAAAGGAGCGAATGCCTCCCAAGTGATTAAAGCCGTTAAACAAAAAGTGGCTACCATTGAAAAAACCTTACCCGAAGGCGTTGTCATCGAACCCTTTCTGGACCGGTCCAAACTCGTCAATAATGCTATTAGTACGGTAACTCGAAACCTGGCCGAAGGTGCTCTAATCGTTATTTTTGTCCTGGTATTACTCCTGGGAAATTGGCGAGCCGGTTTAATTGTAGCTTCCGTTATTCCCCTGGCCATGCTTTTTGCCATTTCCTTGATGAATCTTTTTGGGGTGTCAGGTAATCTCATGAGCCTGGGAGCGATTGACTTTGGTTTAATTGTCGATGGCGCAGTAATTATTGTGGAAGCTACCCTGCATCATTTAGGCATCCGAAAAGTTTTACGGCCTTTAACGCAGGAAGAGATGGATCAGGAAGTATACGAATCCGCTTCCAAAATCCGGAATTCAGCGGCGTTTGGAGAAATCATTATCCTGATAGTCTACTTACCCATTTTAGCACTGGTAGGCATCGAAGGAAAAATGTTTCGCCCCATGGCGCAAACGGTAGTATTCGCCATTCTGGGTGCTTTTATTCTTTCCCTGACTTACGTGCCCATGGTTTCGGCTTTGTTTTTAAGCAAAAAGATTGACCACCGTAAAACTATTGCGGACCGGATCATGGGTTTCTTTCACCGGTTATACGAGCCCTTGATAGCATTTGCTTTACGGCGCAAAGCTGTGGTTCTTATTACCTCGCTTTTACTCTTTATAGGCAGTCTCCTTATTTTTCTGCGGATGGGTGGGGAGTTTATTCCTTCCTTAGCCGAAGGGGATTTTGCGGTAGAAACGCGGGTATTAAGTGGCAGTTCTATTTCTCAAACCATTGAAGCCTCTACTCAGGCCGCGGCTATCCTGTTAAAACAGTTTCCGGATGAAGTTCGGGAAGTAGTAGGAAAAATTGGCTCCAGTGAAATCCCCACGGACCCTATGCCGGTAGAAGCCGTTGACTTGATGATTATCCTAAAAGACAAAGCCCAGTGGGTAAAAGCGGATAATCAGGAAGATTTAGCCAGTGAGATGGCCGAAGCCCTGGAAGCCATCCCGGGGGTTACTTTCGGGTTCCAGCAACCTATCCAGATGCGGTTTAATGAGTTGATGAGCGGGGCACGGCAGGATGTGGTGATGAAGATTTACGGAGAAGATTTAGATGTGCTAAGTGAGCAAGCCGGTAAAATGGGAAAGATTGTCTCCACGGTGGAAGGAGCGGCGGATCTGTACGTAGAGCAAATTACCGGCTTACCCCAAATCGTTATTACGTTCGACCGGGATAAAATATCTCAATTTGGGCTCAACATCGAAGACGTAAACCGGACCATCCAAACGGGTTTTGCTGGGCAATCTGCAGGAGTGATTTACGAAGGGGAAAAACGCTTTGAAGTAGTCGTGCGGTTAGCATCGGCCAACCGGCAAAGCCTGGAAGATGTGTGCGGCTTGTATGTCACTACCCCGCACGGAGATCAGTTACCCTTGGAGCAAGTTGCCCAGGTTAACTTTCAAACCGGACCCAGTCAGATCCAGCGCGATGATGCCAAGCGTCGGATTACCATTGGCTTTAACGTTCGCGGCCGGGATGTAGAAAGTATTGTGGCGGAGCTGCAAGAGAAAGTAAATAATCAATTGAAGCTACCAGCTGGTTATTACGTTACCTACGGCGGGCAGTTTGAAAATCTACAAAAAGCCAAAGAACGCCTGTCGGTAGCCGTACCCATAGCCTTGTTGTTAATCTTTTTGTTACTGTTTTTTACTTTCCGCTCCGTGGCGCAAAGCCTGCTTATTTTCACAGCTATTCCTCTATCGGCCATTGGTGGCGTTTTAGCTTTATGGCTGCGCGGCATGCCCTTTAGTATTTCGGCCGGCGTTGGTTTTATTGCCTTATTTGGTGTAGCGGTATTAAACGGTATCGTGCTGATTAGTTATTTCAATCAGCTTAAAGCCGAAGGGATAGACAACATAACCGAGCGGGTTTTAAAAGGTTTGGAAGTACGCTTGCGACCGGTAATTATGACAGCCTTGGTAGCTTCCTTAGGTTTCTTACCCATGGCTTTGTCCAATACGGCCGGAGCCGAAGTGCAAAAGCCCTTAGCCACGGTAGTTATTGGGGGGCTGGTATCAGCTACCTTACTAACCTTAGTAGTTTTGCCGATCTTATATATTTTATTAGAACGATTCCAGGAAAGCAGAATATCCAGTAATCAACCTACTACTTCTCGCTTAGGCACAGCCTCTATCATTTTTTTAGTGGTAGGAGCTGGAACCTTCCTGCCGAGTCAAACGAAAGCCCAGGTAACGGAACCAGGATTAACCTTATCGCAAGCTATCAACCTAGCCTTAACTCAAAACAAGAGCATCCAGGCGGCTAATTACCAAATTTTCGCTAACAAAAGTTTGCGCGGGGCGGCCGTAGATATTAGTAAAACCAACATCGAAGCAGTATACGGCCAGATAAATTCGGTTAATCAGGATAATAATTTTACAATTTCCCAATCCTTTGCTTTCCCTTCGGTTTACGCGAACCAAGTACGTTTAGCCAAAGCTAATATCCGAGGCAGTGAGTTGAATTTGTCCGTTCGGCAGCGGGAGCTGGTACGGGAAGTTAAAAGTGCTTACTACGGGTTCGTATACCAGCAAGCCAAATTACGGCTCTTGCAATACCAGGATAGTTTATACACTAATTTCCTGCGGGCTAGTACCATTCGTTTACGTACCGGGGAGACCAATTTACTAGAGCAAGCTACGGCCCAAGCGGAGCAGGTAGAAGTTAAGAATGAGATGGAGCAAACCCAGGCCGAGCAGGAATTATCCCGCACCCAATTACAAAATTTAATGCAAAGTCCGGTACCCGTAAACATGGCTACTACCGCATTTACGCGGATACCCGTAACCGTGCCGGATACCAGCATCCTGCTGGGGCAACCACAAGTAGCAATTTTTCAACAGCAACAGGAAGTAGCTCGCATTCAAACCAAATTAGAACGGGCCCGTTTACTGCCGGAATTTAACCTGGGCTACTTTAATCAATCGCTTATAGGACCGCAAAATGTAAATGGAGTGGAACAAAAATTTACCAGTGGAGACCGATTTACGGGGATCCAGGTAGGTGTCTCCTTTCCCTTATGGTTTCGGGCTGGTTCAGCCCGCATCCAGGCGGCCCAATACCAGGAAAAACTAGCGGAAGCTACTTATCAGTTTCAGCAGGCCCAGCTTACCACGCAGCTAAAATTAGCAACCCAGCGATTACGCAAACAGGAAACGAACCTGGACTATTACGAGAAAACGGGTTTGCCCCTTTCGAATTTACTAATCCAACACGCGGAAAAAGGCTTTCAAAATGGCGTTATCGACTATCAGGAATACGTGCAAAGCATCCGTCGCGCGTTGGCGATCAAAGCCAATCATTTAGAAGCTTTACAAAAGTATAATGAAGTGGTTGTGGATCTGGAGTTTATTTCGGGCCAGTAA
- a CDS encoding DUF6660 family protein, which produces MKWVAVIFSFYLLVLSCIPCADAAPRDNAAQTAFSVDDNKAESHSSDVDLCSPLCLCTCCTGATLVHPAIKVESIPVQVNIPVPVYQPVSISHPTFSIWQPPQL; this is translated from the coding sequence ATGAAATGGGTCGCAGTTATATTCAGTTTTTATCTATTGGTGCTATCGTGCATACCTTGCGCAGATGCGGCACCACGGGATAATGCTGCCCAAACGGCTTTTTCGGTTGATGACAATAAAGCCGAATCTCACTCTTCCGATGTGGATCTTTGTTCTCCCTTATGTCTTTGTACGTGCTGTACCGGGGCTACTTTGGTTCACCCTGCTATCAAGGTAGAGTCCATTCCCGTTCAGGTTAATATTCCGGTGCCCGTTTACCAGCCGGTTTCAATTTCCCATCCTACTTTCTCTATTTGGCAACCGCCTCAACTTTAA
- a CDS encoding heavy metal-binding domain-containing protein yields MKTLVLNLSLLGLTLFTACNGGETKQSTTEQTETKQEVAGVTYTCSMHPEVTSNEPGKCPKCGMNLEKVASAEHEHKEGEQH; encoded by the coding sequence ATGAAAACCCTTGTATTAAACCTTTCCCTATTAGGATTGACCTTGTTCACTGCGTGTAATGGTGGTGAAACCAAGCAAAGTACCACTGAGCAGACCGAAACAAAACAAGAGGTTGCAGGTGTCACTTACACCTGTTCCATGCACCCAGAAGTTACCAGCAATGAACCTGGTAAATGCCCGAAATGTGGTATGAACCTGGAAAAAGTGGCATCCGCAGAACACGAGCACAAAGAAGGTGAACAGCACTAA
- a CDS encoding efflux RND transporter permease subunit codes for MIGKLISFSLRNRMIVLLIAAGLFGWGIYSVSTNKVDAIPDLSENQVIVFTEWMGRSPQIIEDQITYPLVTNLQGMPQVNYVRGVSMFGMSFIYIIFEDKTDIYWARERVLERLNYANRLLPEGAVPTLGPDGTGVGHILWYTLDAPDMDLGEQRAIQDWYVKFALQNVAGVSEIASFGGFQKQYQVTLDPNKLTYFNLSVPEVMAAVRANNNESGGRKFEMSDIGYIIKTTGYLKSTEEIENIPITTQNTIPIRVSDIATVQMTGESRLGIFDLNGEGEAVGGIVVMRYGENAAQVIANVKAKMEEVSVGLPKGVKFNIVYDRSGLINESVNSVKATLIEEMVVASVIVFIFLFHWRSALIIIIQLPLSVAIGFILLNAFGISSNIMSLTGIALSIGVIVDDAIVMVENAYRHLAEAQMKENHG; via the coding sequence ATGATAGGTAAACTAATATCCTTTTCACTACGCAATCGCATGATTGTGCTCTTAATTGCAGCGGGACTTTTCGGTTGGGGTATATACTCGGTTAGCACGAACAAAGTAGATGCTATTCCGGACTTATCGGAAAACCAGGTAATCGTTTTCACGGAGTGGATGGGCCGCAGTCCACAAATTATCGAAGACCAGATAACTTATCCATTAGTAACAAACCTGCAAGGTATGCCCCAGGTGAATTATGTACGAGGCGTATCCATGTTCGGGATGAGTTTCATTTACATCATTTTTGAAGACAAAACCGATATTTATTGGGCCCGGGAACGCGTACTGGAACGGCTTAATTATGCGAACCGATTACTGCCCGAAGGAGCTGTTCCCACTTTAGGACCTGATGGAACCGGAGTAGGGCATATTTTATGGTACACGCTGGATGCTCCTGATATGGACTTAGGAGAACAGCGCGCTATTCAGGATTGGTACGTGAAATTCGCGCTCCAGAATGTAGCTGGGGTAAGTGAAATTGCCTCTTTCGGCGGTTTTCAGAAGCAGTACCAAGTTACCTTGGATCCCAACAAGTTAACCTATTTCAATTTATCAGTACCGGAAGTTATGGCAGCCGTGCGGGCCAATAACAACGAGAGTGGCGGCCGCAAATTTGAGATGAGCGACATTGGTTACATCATCAAAACTACGGGTTACCTGAAATCTACCGAAGAAATTGAAAATATTCCTATCACTACCCAAAACACCATACCAATTCGGGTAAGCGATATAGCTACCGTGCAAATGACCGGGGAAAGCCGTTTAGGCATCTTTGATTTGAATGGCGAAGGTGAGGCAGTTGGCGGCATTGTCGTAATGCGCTATGGTGAAAATGCCGCCCAGGTGATTGCTAATGTGAAAGCTAAAATGGAGGAAGTTTCTGTTGGGTTACCTAAAGGAGTCAAGTTCAACATTGTTTATGACCGGAGCGGATTGATTAATGAATCAGTCAATTCCGTGAAAGCTACCCTCATTGAAGAAATGGTAGTAGCCTCGGTCATTGTGTTCATTTTCCTTTTTCATTGGCGCAGTGCCCTGATCATTATCATACAACTACCTCTATCGGTCGCCATTGGATTTATCCTGCTCAATGCCTTCGGTATTTCCTCCAATATCATGTCGTTAACGGGTATTGCCTTATCCATAGGGGTGATTGTGGATGATGCCATTGTGATGGTGGAAAATGCTTATCGGCACTTGGCCGAGGCTCAAATGAAAGAAAATCATGGATAA
- a CDS encoding efflux RND transporter permease subunit, which translates to MDKETRLSIIEKASKQVGPSVFWSTIIIITSFLPVFLLTGQEGRLFSPLAWTKTFILIVDAFVAISVTPVLLSLFLKGKFKPESSNPINRGLERVYGPILRWCLKWRKTTIGVNILALLVAIPMLFRLGSEFMPPLDESSILFMPVTLPDISNAEAKRILQVQDKIIKSVPEVAQVLGKAGRANTATDNSPISMIETIIQLKPESEWRDGMTKAKIIAELDQKLQVPGVINGWTQPIINRINMLATGIRTDVGVKVYGQSLDSIAQVSQKVRNALQAIPGVKDLYIEPVTGGKYLEIQTRREELGRYGLAVNDVNTIVESALGGTPIGNTIEGRQRFSINLRLAQEYRNSLDRIRRIPLKLGTGGTVPLSAVADVRFVDGPPMIASENAQLRGAVLFNVRDRDLGSTVQEAIQKLNGELTDLPNGYRLEWSGQWENQIRANQTLKFIIPLVLVIIFLILYFSFGSFKEALLNLVTIPFAMIGGVFIVYFYGINLSVAVAVGFIALFGLAVETAMVMVVYLNEAMNQLVVDKGNSSQTITKQDIREYVFMGAAKRLRPKIMTVSVSLFGLIPVMWATGVGTDVMLPIVLPLIGGVFTSSIHILLVTPVVFEMTKEYELKKHGKIEIYDVKH; encoded by the coding sequence ATGGATAAAGAAACGCGCTTATCTATCATAGAAAAAGCTTCGAAACAGGTTGGCCCCAGCGTGTTTTGGAGTACCATTATCATTATCACTTCGTTCCTGCCGGTTTTTTTACTAACCGGGCAGGAAGGTCGGCTATTCAGTCCTTTAGCCTGGACAAAAACGTTTATTCTGATTGTAGATGCTTTCGTAGCCATATCGGTTACCCCGGTGCTGCTATCTCTTTTTCTGAAAGGCAAGTTTAAGCCCGAGAGTAGCAATCCCATTAATCGGGGATTGGAGCGGGTTTATGGGCCAATTTTACGCTGGTGCTTAAAATGGCGAAAAACCACCATAGGGGTAAATATTCTGGCTCTTCTGGTGGCTATTCCCATGCTTTTCCGGTTAGGTTCAGAGTTTATGCCACCGCTAGATGAAAGCTCTATTCTCTTTATGCCGGTAACCTTACCGGATATTTCTAATGCCGAGGCCAAGCGGATCCTGCAGGTACAAGATAAGATTATAAAATCTGTACCGGAAGTTGCTCAAGTATTGGGTAAAGCCGGACGGGCCAATACGGCCACTGATAATTCGCCCATCAGTATGATCGAAACCATCATTCAGCTGAAACCGGAGTCGGAATGGCGGGATGGTATGACTAAAGCTAAAATTATAGCCGAACTGGATCAAAAGCTTCAGGTTCCAGGAGTAATAAACGGCTGGACCCAGCCCATTATTAACCGCATCAATATGCTGGCTACTGGAATCAGGACCGATGTAGGAGTAAAAGTTTATGGCCAAAGCCTAGATTCTATAGCCCAGGTTTCTCAAAAGGTTCGTAATGCTTTGCAAGCTATTCCGGGAGTGAAGGATTTATATATCGAGCCCGTAACAGGTGGAAAATACCTTGAAATCCAAACCCGACGGGAGGAATTAGGTCGCTACGGCTTGGCAGTAAATGATGTGAATACCATTGTGGAGTCTGCCTTAGGCGGAACGCCAATAGGCAATACCATTGAGGGACGGCAGCGCTTCTCCATAAACCTACGCCTGGCTCAGGAGTATCGCAATAGCCTTGACCGCATCCGACGCATCCCCTTAAAATTAGGAACGGGAGGAACGGTGCCACTTTCAGCAGTTGCTGATGTGCGCTTTGTGGATGGTCCCCCCATGATTGCCTCCGAAAATGCCCAATTGCGGGGTGCGGTATTGTTTAACGTGCGGGACCGAGATTTAGGTAGTACGGTACAAGAAGCGATTCAAAAGTTAAACGGTGAATTAACAGATTTACCGAATGGCTACCGTCTGGAATGGAGTGGGCAATGGGAGAACCAAATCCGGGCCAACCAAACCCTGAAATTCATTATCCCTTTGGTGCTGGTTATCATTTTTCTGATTTTGTACTTCTCCTTTGGATCCTTCAAAGAAGCTTTGTTAAACCTGGTAACTATCCCATTCGCGATGATTGGTGGGGTATTTATCGTGTACTTCTACGGCATAAACCTATCGGTAGCGGTAGCGGTGGGCTTTATTGCCTTGTTTGGTTTGGCAGTAGAAACAGCTATGGTAATGGTCGTTTACCTGAACGAAGCCATGAACCAACTAGTGGTGGATAAAGGCAATTCTAGCCAAACTATTACCAAACAAGATATCCGGGAATATGTGTTTATGGGTGCCGCTAAACGTTTACGGCCCAAAATTATGACCGTTTCCGTTTCGCTATTTGGTTTAATTCCGGTAATGTGGGCAACTGGCGTAGGTACGGATGTAATGCTACCCATTGTTCTCCCTTTAATTGGTGGGGTGTTTACCTCTTCCATTCACATCCTGCTCGTGACTCCGGTAGTGTTTGAAATGACGAAAGAGTATGAATTGAAGAAACACGGCAAAATTGAAATTTACGATGTTAAGCATTAA
- a CDS encoding TolC family protein, giving the protein MLSIKVYITGFLLLLGLATQAQTRVLPLDTVLQYISRNNPMLREFAYRAQAQNAMAEGAKSQMAPMIGAGVFMYPYPGQMIMEDRDKGMIMTAVEQDITNPAKLRAKEKYQLSKAAIEEAGRDNTYNQLRTQGKTAYYQWVVLEKKKAVLMESQRIMQFMLKLSRVRYPYNQSSLGSIYKAEGRLGEVENMLLMNQSEIGMKNIQLNMLMNLPQDNLFSVDTLVQLPQLIALIDTATLSTLRSDVRQIDRTIESMRLNLRVESMQSRPDFSLRFENMMPRDRMMPQVFTAMGMVSIPIAPWSSRMYKSNIKAMNLEIAGMQKGRESILNEAQSMLKSMALELQTKRTQVQNYETKILPALRRNYETTMLSYEQNTSQLPLVIDAWEALNMAQMEYLNNLEQLYLTGVNYEKELEK; this is encoded by the coding sequence ATGTTAAGCATTAAAGTATATATAACAGGTTTCCTGTTGCTGTTAGGCTTGGCAACCCAAGCCCAAACTCGGGTATTACCCTTAGATACCGTCTTGCAATATATTTCCCGCAATAACCCAATGCTGAGGGAATTTGCTTATCGGGCGCAAGCACAAAATGCCATGGCAGAAGGTGCTAAGAGCCAAATGGCCCCCATGATAGGGGCTGGGGTATTTATGTATCCCTATCCCGGTCAGATGATTATGGAAGACCGGGATAAAGGAATGATCATGACCGCAGTGGAACAAGATATTACAAACCCCGCCAAATTACGGGCTAAAGAGAAATACCAACTTTCTAAAGCCGCGATAGAAGAGGCCGGCAGAGATAACACCTATAACCAGTTAAGGACACAGGGTAAAACAGCTTATTACCAGTGGGTAGTGCTGGAAAAGAAAAAAGCAGTATTAATGGAAAGCCAACGCATCATGCAGTTTATGCTAAAGCTATCCCGGGTGCGCTATCCTTATAACCAAAGTTCACTAGGCAGTATATACAAAGCGGAGGGACGATTAGGAGAAGTGGAAAATATGCTGCTCATGAACCAAAGTGAGATTGGCATGAAAAACATCCAGCTCAACATGTTAATGAATCTGCCGCAGGATAATCTCTTTTCGGTGGATACATTAGTACAGTTACCGCAACTAATCGCACTAATTGACACTGCTACTTTGAGTACCCTTCGGAGTGACGTGCGACAAATAGACCGTACCATAGAGTCCATGCGGCTTAACCTACGCGTGGAAAGCATGCAAAGCAGGCCGGACTTTAGTCTCCGATTCGAGAATATGATGCCTCGTGACCGGATGATGCCGCAAGTTTTTACTGCAATGGGAATGGTTTCTATTCCTATTGCTCCGTGGTCATCCCGCATGTACAAATCCAATATTAAAGCTATGAATTTGGAGATTGCGGGTATGCAGAAAGGCCGGGAAAGCATCTTAAACGAAGCGCAAAGCATGCTGAAGAGTATGGCCCTGGAGTTGCAAACTAAGCGGACCCAAGTGCAAAATTATGAAACTAAAATCTTGCCCGCACTTCGTCGCAATTATGAAACTACCATGCTTAGCTATGAACAGAATACCAGCCAACTTCCGCTGGTAATTGATGCTTGGGAAGCATTAAACATGGCTCAGATGGAATACCTCAATAATCTGGAGCAACTATATCTGACGGGTGTAAACTATGAGAAAGAACTGGAAAAATAA